In the genome of Betaproteobacteria bacterium, the window TCCCGAGGAGAACCGCAATTACGAAATCGGCGTGCATTGGGACATCACGCCGGGGATGCAGCTGCGTACCGCCGTGTTCCGCACCGAGAAGACCAATCAGCGGATCGAGAACTCGATCACCGAGGTGCTCGAGCTCGCCGGCAAGCGGCGAGTGCAGGGCATCGAGGTCGAGCTCGCGGGCCACATCACCTCGAACTGGGAGATCCTGAGCGGGGTGGCCTTCAACCACGGCAAGATCGTGCGTGCCACCGTGAACGAGGGCAATACACCCTTGGGCGTACCCGACGCGCAGGGAAGCGTCTGGACGACGTATCGTCTGGGCGGCGGCTGGGAGATCGGCGGCGGGGTGGTCGCCAACTCCGGCTTCAATCTCACCGATTCCAACATCGGCGAGGCGCCTGGCTACGCCGTGTTCGATGCGACGGTGGCGTACGTGCAGCGCAAGTACGAGGTGCGCCTCAACCTCTACAACATCTTCGACAAGACCTACTACCTGGGCGGCTACAACAATTCGCCCAACCGCGTGCTGCCCGGCATGCCGCGAGCCGCCACGGTGTCGTTGCGCTATAACTTCTGAGCATGCTGCTGCACGTCCCCAACGTCCTCGGCGCCGAAGAGCTCGCGCATTTCCGCGCGCTGCTGGCGCAGGCGCGTTGGGTCGACGGCAACGTGACCTCCGGGCACCAGTCCTCGCAGGCCAAGTACAACGAGCAGTTGCCCGAGGACGGCGCCGAGGCGCGCGAGCTCGGCGAGCGGATCCTGCAGGCGCTTGCGCGCAGTCCGCTGTTTTTTTCGGCCGCGCTGCCGAAGCAGGTGTTCCCGCCGCTTTTCAACCGCTACGGGCCGGGCATGACGTTCGGCAACCACGTCGACGCGGCGATTCGCGCGCATCCGGTTCAGCCGGTGCGTATCCGCACCGACCTTTCGGCAACGCTGTTCCTGGTCGAGCCCGACAGCTACGACGGCGGCGAGCTGCTGGTCGAGGACACCTACGGCGTGCAGAGCGTGAAGCTGCCGGCGGGCGACATGGTGCTCTATCCGGCCGCGAGCCTGCATCGGGTTGCGCCGATCACGCGCGGGGCGCGCGTGGCGTCGTTTTTCTGGATCCAGAGCATGATCCGCGACGACGCGCAGCGCACGCTGCTGTTCGATCTCGACATGGCGATCGTCAAGATGACGCAGGCGGCACCGAACGAAGCGGCGCTTGTCTCGCTCACCGGCGTCTATCACAACCTGCTGCGCATGTGGGCCGAGCCGTAGCGCACCGAAAACCACACCACCCCGAGACCACACCACCCCGTCGACTGCGCCGACACCCCGCCTCGTGAGCAGTATTAGCCCCGCAGGCGGGCAGGCGCGGTTAAGAAACCTGGTTGGGTTTCTTGAGAGAGGCGGGGAAATGCGCTCCCCTCCTTGTCAAGGAGGGGCGGGACGCGACGATGTCGCGGACGGGGTGGTCAACCGACGGGTGGTCAACCGACGGGGTGGTCCGAGCACACGGCAACCCGCTGCTACTTCCTTTCCTCGCGCGGATCGGAGATGAAGCCGATGCGGGTGAGCCCGGCCTTCGAGGCAGCGCCCATGACCTCGGCGACCACCTGATACTGCGTGGTGCGATCGACGCTCAAGTGCAGCTCGGGCTGAGGCTCGCGCTTCGCCGCGTCGCCCAGCCGCACTTTCAGCTCAGCTTCCTCGATACGCTCGCCATTCCAGAAGGTATCTCCGGCCGCGTCGATTGCAAGCGCGACCACCTCCGGCTTCTTCACGATCGGGTCGGTCGATACTCGCGGCAGATCGATGCGCACGGCATGGGTGAGCAAGGGTGCCGTGACGATGAAGATCACCAGCAGCACCAGCATGACGTCGATCAGCGGGATCATGTTGATCTCCGCCATCGGCGCGCCCGACGCGCCCTTGTCCTTGATCGAAAGCGCCATGTCAGAGCGCTCCGCTCGCGGCCGGATGCGTCGCGCCGGCGCCGGGCCGCGCCGCTCCGGCGCTCGCCGGCGGCTCGCCGGTCGTGATGGTGCGGATGAGCCGGTTGGCGAGGCTCGTGATCCGCCCCATCGTGACGCGGTTGGCGCGCACCAGGCCGTTGTAGCCGAGCACGGCCGGAATCGCGACCGCAAGACCCAGCGCCGTCATGATGAGCGCTTCGCCCACGGGACCCGCGACCTTGTCGAGCGTGCCCTGGCCGGAAAGCCCGATGCTCACTAAGGCATGGTAGACACCCCACACCGTTCCGAGCAGCCCGATGTAGGGCGCGGAGCTGCCGACCGAGGCCAGCACGATGAGTCCGCCCTCGATCCGCGTTCCGGCGGCCGCGACCGCGTCGTCGAAGTCGCGCACCAGAAGCTCGGCCGGCGCCGGATCGTCGCTGCCGCGGCTTCGGCGCAGGGCTTCGTACTTGCGACCTGCGTCTACGCCAGCGGCTGCGAGCGCGGTGAGCGGGTCGGTGCTTGGATGCTGCTCGAGGTAATGCGCGAGCGCGGGCAGCGAGTCGATCCGTGCCAACGCGCGCGAGAACTTCTCGCCGCGCCACCAGTGGAGAAAGTGAATGAGCGCGCGGCTGATGATGAGATACCACGACAGCAGCGACATCGTCAGCAGCACGACGAGGATGCCGCGGCCGAGCGGGTCCGCGTGCGCGAGGAAGTGGGCGATGCCGAGGTCTTGCACCGGTTGCATGGTCTAGCCTTCCAGGGTAAAGAGGATGGGAATGAGGACCCACGCCGACACCGGCGTGTCGCCCTGCCGTGCGGGGATGAATTTCCAGCGCTGAACGGTTTTGAGCGCTGCGCCGTCGAGCCGCCGCGAGCCGCTGGAGGTGCGCAGCTCGACGCGTTCCGGCGTGCCCCCGGCGGTCACCAGCACGCGCAGGACCACGCGCCCCGTTTCGCCCAGCCGGCGCGATTGCGCGGGATAAGGCGGCGGCGGGTTTTTGAGGTAAGCGGCGTCGAATCTCGGTTCCACGATCGGCGGCGGTGCCGGCGCGGTAGCGGGCGCGGGCGCAGGTGGCGCCGGCGGTGTGGGCACTGCCACAGGTGCCGGCGGTGCGGGTGGAGGCGGTGCGACGACCGGGGCTTCCGGCACCGGTGGCGCTTCGGCGGCGGCAATCACGGGCGCAGGCTGCGGCCGCACCACTTTCGGTTTGGGTG includes:
- a CDS encoding TonB-dependent receptor produces the protein PEENRNYEIGVHWDITPGMQLRTAVFRTEKTNQRIENSITEVLELAGKRRVQGIEVELAGHITSNWEILSGVAFNHGKIVRATVNEGNTPLGVPDAQGSVWTTYRLGGGWEIGGGVVANSGFNLTDSNIGEAPGYAVFDATVAYVQRKYEVRLNLYNIFDKTYYLGGYNNSPNRVLPGMPRAATVSLRYNF
- a CDS encoding biopolymer transporter ExbD; this translates as MALSIKDKGASGAPMAEINMIPLIDVMLVLLVIFIVTAPLLTHAVRIDLPRVSTDPIVKKPEVVALAIDAAGDTFWNGERIEEAELKVRLGDAAKREPQPELHLSVDRTTQYQVVAEVMGAASKAGLTRIGFISDPREERK
- a CDS encoding Fe2+-dependent dioxygenase produces the protein MLLHVPNVLGAEELAHFRALLAQARWVDGNVTSGHQSSQAKYNEQLPEDGAEARELGERILQALARSPLFFSAALPKQVFPPLFNRYGPGMTFGNHVDAAIRAHPVQPVRIRTDLSATLFLVEPDSYDGGELLVEDTYGVQSVKLPAGDMVLYPAASLHRVAPITRGARVASFFWIQSMIRDDAQRTLLFDLDMAIVKMTQAAPNEAALVSLTGVYHNLLRMWAEP
- a CDS encoding MotA/TolQ/ExbB proton channel family protein, coding for MQPVQDLGIAHFLAHADPLGRGILVVLLTMSLLSWYLIISRALIHFLHWWRGEKFSRALARIDSLPALAHYLEQHPSTDPLTALAAAGVDAGRKYEALRRSRGSDDPAPAELLVRDFDDAVAAAGTRIEGGLIVLASVGSSAPYIGLLGTVWGVYHALVSIGLSGQGTLDKVAGPVGEALIMTALGLAVAIPAVLGYNGLVRANRVTMGRITSLANRLIRTITTGEPPASAGAARPGAGATHPAASGAL
- a CDS encoding TonB family protein — encoded protein: MPLTAASCRRIAITAAVVLHACALIGALTLRPAAAPEIVLPPPIAVQWIEPPRIEPPKPIPVAPPPPPKRKPVPKPPKPKVVRPQPAPVIAAAEAPPVPEAPVVAPPPPAPPAPVAVPTPPAPPAPAPATAPAPPPIVEPRFDAAYLKNPPPPYPAQSRRLGETGRVVLRVLVTAGGTPERVELRTSSGSRRLDGAALKTVQRWKFIPARQGDTPVSAWVLIPILFTLEG